From the genome of Glycine max cultivar Williams 82 chromosome 2, Glycine_max_v4.0, whole genome shotgun sequence, one region includes:
- the LOC106796071 gene encoding uncharacterized protein, with the protein MAKYDPEIVMEFYANAWLTEEGVRDKRSWVRGQWIPFDEDAINKFLGHPLVLEEGQHCEFSQRRSQALGFDEEAISWQLCVPGQDFTRSVTGRRVQIMRTSMTTLTQILMTLLLNNILPSDHNSNLPLRMCQLVYAIFTQVNVHVAQLILDAIYQFAGITPQTPSGPGEVQQSTGVSSLDHEPLPVPDYSHKAYPASH; encoded by the coding sequence ATGGCTAAAtatgatccagaaatagtcatGGAGTTCTATGCCAATGCATGGCTCACAGAGGAAGGTGTCAGGGATAAGCGCTCCTGGGTGCGGGGTCAATGGATCCCCTTTGATGAAGATGCCATCAATAAGTTCTTGGGGCATCCGCTGGTCTTGGAAGAGGGGCAACACTGCGAATTCAGTCAGAGGAGGAGCCAGGCCTTggggtttgatgaggaggcgATTAGTTGGCAGTTGTGTGTTCCGGGGCAAGACTTTACCCGAAGCGTGACAGGGAGACGggtgcagatcatgcgcactagcatgaccaccctgacaCAGATTTTGATGACATTGCTACTCAACAACATCCtccccagcgatcataattccaaCTTGCCCCTGCGGATGTGCCAGCTGGTCTATGCCATTTTTACCCAGGTGAAtgttcacgtggctcagttgatcttAGATGCCATTTATCAatttgcagggatcacgccccagacacccagtggaccaggagaagtccaacagagcACTGGGGTTTCCAGCCTTGATCACGAACCTCTACCAGTTCCCGATTACTCCCACAAAGCTTATCCAGCCTCCCATTAA